The DNA segment GTTGGATGACGATATCTTGATTTTCAGTGGTCGATAAGCTGGCGCGGTTCTGTTCGATAAGTTGAGCCGCATAAGAGGGAGTCACAGCTTGAATTTCGCCTTTTGAACGAATGGTTAGTGCTTCCCACGCATGATCACGGTATTTGCCTGTTTGTGTATATTCAATAAGTACTCTCATGATTCTTCCATCCGATGTGTGGTTAACGTGCTACTAACATTAGCGCCATTGTTGAGGTTGCACACCTGTTAAAAATGGAACATAAGATTAACCAAATGAGAATGCGTGTAACTTGAAAAACAGGCCTAACTGCACTTATCTTACTTAACCGTACTTATCGTAACTAACGACGTTTATCGTAACCAACCGTCCTTATCGTAAATAGCGTCCATAAAAAAACGCTGCACAATGGCAGCGTTAAAGTTGAGATAGGTTGAAGGTTGTTTAGCTGTTTTCTAAGCCAACAATCTTGCGTGCAGACATCACTGCACTATCCAAGTCGGTCAATCTACCAGCACTTGCTGGACCAAGAACTGATGAATATAAAGCCAACTGCTTCTCAAATGATAAATCTAATTGGTTATATAGATTTTGGCGGATTTGAGCGTGTTGCTGTGGCTTTGCGCTCGACAGGCCTTCCAACGTATCGTAGATGAGTGTAGTTGTATCCATAACTGTCCTTAGTACATCTTTAGAAAATTTTGCATATTATGCACTTGGTGTCATCTTTGTTCTGCGAGATTGATCGCATTATGTGCAGCTCTGCTTAATTGTGTAATCAGTTAGTTACAATTGTGTTGTACGGCAAAGTGTCGAAAACTCGGGT comes from the Vibrio splendidus genome and includes:
- a CDS encoding PAS factor family protein; this translates as MDTTTLIYDTLEGLSSAKPQQHAQIRQNLYNQLDLSFEKQLALYSSVLGPASAGRLTDLDSAVMSARKIVGLENS